The following coding sequences lie in one Stenotrophomonas rhizophila genomic window:
- a CDS encoding SDR family NAD(P)-dependent oxidoreductase, producing MKHVMITGGSRGIGASAALHCAQRGMGVILTYNAQPHAAQLVVERIQAEGGTAVALQLDVGNTGSFAAFAAKVKDTLQGTWGASALGGLVNNAGFGLFNPIETVTEEQFDGLFNVHLKGPFFLTQALLPLLGTGASIVNITSATTRVATAGVAPYAAFKGGLEVLTRYMAKEFGERRIRVNAVAPGAIRTELGGGLNDEFEALLAAQTALGRVGEPDDVGRVIAGLLGDEQAWVNAQTIEVAGGYNI from the coding sequence ATGAAACACGTAATGATCACCGGCGGCAGCCGCGGCATTGGTGCCAGCGCCGCGTTGCACTGCGCGCAGCGCGGCATGGGCGTCATCCTCACCTACAACGCCCAGCCCCATGCTGCCCAGCTGGTGGTGGAGCGCATCCAGGCAGAAGGCGGCACGGCAGTGGCCCTGCAGCTGGATGTGGGCAACACCGGCAGCTTTGCGGCATTTGCAGCGAAGGTGAAGGACACCTTGCAGGGTACCTGGGGCGCCTCCGCGCTGGGTGGGCTGGTGAACAACGCCGGCTTCGGGCTGTTCAATCCGATCGAGACCGTGACCGAGGAACAGTTCGACGGTCTGTTCAACGTGCACCTGAAGGGGCCGTTCTTCCTCACACAGGCACTGCTGCCGCTGCTGGGTACTGGCGCAAGCATCGTCAATATCACCAGTGCCACCACGCGTGTGGCCACCGCCGGGGTGGCGCCATACGCTGCCTTCAAGGGTGGGCTGGAGGTGCTTACCCGCTACATGGCCAAGGAGTTCGGCGAGCGCCGCATCCGCGTCAATGCCGTCGCACCTGGGGCGATCCGTACCGAACTGGGCGGCGGCCTCAACGATGAATTCGAAGCCCTGCTGGCCGCGCAGACGGCACTGGGTCGGGTAGGTGAGCCGGACGACGTGGGCCGCGTCATTGCCGGGCTGCTCGGTGATGAGCAGGCGTGGGTCAATGCGCAGACCATTGAAGTTGCAGGCGGCTACAACATCTAG
- a CDS encoding VOC family protein — protein MLDHIFLTVTDTTRSVAFYTAALAPLGIVNRLDYDGRQGPPGHPDLKGFGAGGRVFFWLRQGVAAAQAAHVGFVADSSAMVDAAHAAALAAGASEIHPPGPQLHYDPRYYAAQVRDPDGYRLEFVYKSWQHGHE, from the coding sequence ATGCTCGACCACATTTTCCTCACTGTCACCGACACTACCCGCTCGGTCGCGTTCTACACGGCCGCGCTGGCCCCGCTGGGCATCGTCAACCGGCTCGACTACGACGGTCGGCAGGGGCCCCCCGGCCACCCGGACCTGAAAGGCTTCGGCGCAGGCGGCCGGGTCTTCTTCTGGCTGCGGCAGGGCGTGGCGGCGGCGCAGGCGGCACACGTTGGCTTCGTGGCAGATTCCAGCGCGATGGTCGATGCAGCGCATGCCGCCGCGCTGGCCGCCGGCGCCAGCGAGATCCACCCGCCTGGCCCTCAGTTGCACTACGACCCGCGCTACTACGCCGCGCAGGTGCGCGACCCGGATGGCTACAGGCTGGAGTTCGTCTACAAAAGCTGGCAGCACGGCCATGAATGA
- a CDS encoding saccharopine dehydrogenase family protein, which translates to MNDAAASHPVQATVVDFINATNAFDIERALALFSTTAVIDDPSTGCTFNEHAGVRDYLEKYFLGYHTVTRLLSLEGLGDVRARARVDFTGDFGHEIGLLLVALDPAGLISRIDAALEWGGEEHIMKTLMIYGASGYTGRMAAAHAEEAGLKLVLAGRDEAPLQALAKRLGVEYRVFALDNAGDVDYGLQDITVLLNCAGPFAHTAGALMEACLRGGVHYLDIAAELDSYQLAERHDLSATEAGVMLMPGSGGSVAMLGSLAARAVERVPSPVSIRIALHVAGSMSRGSAISASQHVTVQCLMRRDDVLTAHAPDVLQDLDFGNGLVSCFPVTLPDLITIARQTGVGDIETYVHVSGSAFPEGGIDALPDGPTAQERADNRYQAAVEVVGADGAITRAVLDTVNGYSFTPLAAVVAARRVLAGEARPGFHTPVGVFGSDFAETIADTRITFIDPATPTPR; encoded by the coding sequence ATGAATGACGCCGCCGCATCGCACCCCGTGCAGGCCACGGTGGTTGACTTCATCAACGCCACGAACGCCTTCGATATCGAACGGGCCTTGGCCTTGTTCAGCACGACGGCAGTGATCGATGACCCGTCCACCGGATGCACCTTCAACGAGCACGCCGGTGTGCGTGACTATCTGGAAAAGTACTTCCTGGGTTACCACACGGTTACCCGGCTGCTGTCGCTGGAAGGTCTTGGCGATGTACGTGCAAGAGCCCGGGTCGATTTCACTGGCGATTTCGGTCACGAGATCGGATTGCTTCTAGTGGCCTTGGATCCCGCAGGCCTTATTTCCCGCATTGACGCCGCACTCGAGTGGGGTGGCGAGGAACACATCATGAAGACATTAATGATCTACGGTGCATCCGGCTACACCGGGCGCATGGCTGCAGCGCACGCGGAAGAAGCTGGGCTGAAGCTGGTACTTGCGGGACGCGACGAAGCTCCGCTGCAGGCGCTGGCCAAGCGCCTTGGCGTGGAGTACCGCGTGTTCGCGCTGGATAACGCTGGCGATGTGGACTACGGGCTGCAGGACATCACGGTGCTGCTCAACTGCGCTGGGCCGTTCGCGCATACCGCGGGTGCGCTGATGGAGGCTTGCCTGCGTGGCGGCGTCCACTACCTGGATATTGCCGCCGAGCTGGACAGCTACCAGCTGGCCGAGCGCCATGACCTGAGCGCCACTGAGGCGGGGGTGATGTTGATGCCGGGTAGCGGGGGTAGCGTGGCGATGCTTGGCAGCTTGGCCGCGCGTGCCGTGGAGCGTGTGCCGTCACCGGTGTCCATCCGTATCGCGTTGCACGTAGCGGGGTCGATGTCGCGCGGATCGGCGATCAGTGCCAGCCAGCACGTAACTGTACAGTGTCTGATGCGCAGGGATGATGTGCTCACGGCGCATGCGCCGGACGTGCTGCAGGACCTCGATTTCGGCAATGGGCTGGTGAGTTGTTTCCCGGTGACGCTGCCTGACCTGATCACCATCGCCAGGCAGACCGGGGTTGGCGATATCGAAACCTACGTGCATGTGTCTGGCAGCGCGTTCCCCGAAGGCGGCATCGATGCACTGCCGGATGGACCCACCGCGCAGGAGCGCGCCGACAATCGGTACCAGGCAGCGGTAGAGGTGGTAGGCGCCGACGGTGCCATCACCCGCGCGGTGCTGGATACCGTGAACGGCTACAGCTTCACGCCCCTGGCCGCGGTCGTGGCTGCGCGCCGTGTGCTGGCAGGGGAAGCGCGTCCAGGCTTCCACACGCCTGTAGGTGTATTCGGCAGCGACTTCGCAGAGACCATCGCCGACACCCGTATCACCTTCATTGACCCAGCCACTCCCACGCCTCGCTAA
- a CDS encoding nuclear transport factor 2 family protein encodes MSLHVNSADTLHDTHAVVETLYRFAAGIDLRDHALLSSAFTEDAISDFRPAGAKAGFEYPVLQGRDAIVEVLSTSLSGLDTSHSFSNPRVVVDGDTARVDVLVEAQHVSSVDGARQYLMKNRYDVVLSRRDAGWEIKRVVVDNVWRTGDPSVLAGI; translated from the coding sequence ATGTCACTGCACGTCAACTCCGCCGATACCCTTCATGACACACATGCCGTGGTCGAAACGCTGTACCGCTTCGCCGCGGGTATCGACCTGCGCGACCACGCGCTACTCTCTTCGGCCTTTACAGAGGATGCCATCTCCGATTTCCGTCCCGCCGGTGCAAAAGCGGGCTTCGAGTACCCGGTGCTGCAGGGGCGGGATGCCATCGTCGAGGTCCTGTCCACGTCGCTCAGCGGGCTCGATACCTCCCACTCGTTCAGCAACCCGAGGGTGGTGGTGGACGGTGATACGGCGCGGGTGGATGTGCTGGTCGAAGCGCAGCACGTATCGAGCGTCGACGGTGCACGCCAGTATCTGATGAAGAACCGCTATGACGTTGTGTTGTCACGCCGTGACGCGGGGTGGGAGATCAAGCGCGTGGTAGTGGACAACGTCTGGAGGACGGGTGATCCGAGCGTGCTCGCCGGAATCTGA
- a CDS encoding LysR substrate-binding domain-containing protein, giving the protein MIETRLLQQFVAVAEELHFNRAAERLHMAQPPLSQAIRKLESAVGAPLFVRTNRSVALTPAGVAFLVTARSTLRALEEGMAQTRRVAEGIEGHLTLTFINIAPYAALLRALRGFRHASPGISFTMVEATTQEQVIALEEGRADIGFMRTPGTSVPHLRLATVSSEPIVVALPAGHRLEAAPTIALELLKDDAFVASPRTLGKGFHDQLLSLCHAAGFVPDIVQHGRQMQTLIALVAAGFGVALLPASLATNARTDVVFRPLQADASDALSRLDLFMAWNETRASAIRDRLIQAVLETLPSP; this is encoded by the coding sequence GTGATCGAGACCCGCCTGCTCCAACAGTTCGTTGCCGTTGCCGAAGAGCTGCATTTCAATCGTGCCGCTGAGCGGCTGCACATGGCCCAGCCCCCGCTGAGCCAGGCGATCCGCAAGCTTGAGAGCGCCGTCGGTGCGCCGCTGTTCGTCCGCACCAACCGCAGTGTGGCGCTGACCCCGGCCGGGGTGGCATTCCTTGTCACTGCGCGCAGCACCTTGCGCGCGTTGGAGGAGGGCATGGCGCAGACGCGGCGGGTGGCGGAAGGTATTGAGGGCCACCTCACGCTGACCTTCATCAACATCGCGCCCTACGCCGCTCTGCTACGCGCGCTTCGCGGTTTCCGACATGCTTCCCCCGGCATTTCGTTCACCATGGTGGAAGCCACTACCCAGGAGCAGGTGATCGCGCTGGAGGAGGGCAGGGCGGATATTGGGTTCATGCGGACACCCGGAACGTCTGTCCCGCACCTGCGCCTGGCCACCGTATCCAGCGAACCGATTGTCGTCGCGCTGCCTGCCGGCCATCGGCTGGAAGCGGCCCCGACCATCGCGCTGGAGCTGCTCAAGGACGACGCGTTCGTCGCCTCACCGCGGACGCTCGGCAAGGGGTTCCATGACCAGCTCCTCAGCCTGTGCCACGCAGCGGGGTTTGTTCCCGACATCGTGCAGCACGGCCGACAGATGCAGACGCTGATCGCCCTGGTGGCCGCTGGGTTCGGCGTAGCGCTGCTGCCTGCGTCCCTGGCGACGAATGCGCGGACGGACGTGGTGTTCCGCCCGCTCCAGGCGGACGCTTCCGATGCGCTGTCCCGCCTGGACCTGTTCATGGCGTGGAACGAGACCCGGGCATCGGCGATCCGCGACCGGTTGATACAGGCGGTCCTGGAGACATTGCCATCGCCCTGA
- a CDS encoding MFS transporter: protein MPAAIYVFSLCAFAFGLSEFVVAGLLTAIADDLDAPISLVGTAIAAYALGAAIGAPFITALVAHWRDRHILLLATALLGVGSLLMSASPNLVVLLAVRFVVGLGHGVFMAVASDAATRLVDPQRSGRALSVVWIGLTLALAIGVPLGTYLGSLWSWRVVFMAIGVLSVGGMLGLVLCMPRGVAEVASTGAGAWKGIKAITHPQLLITAGIGALVSIATFSFFTFVSPYLQQVTAVGVQWLSMGMLLFGICAIAGNLLGGFLADAMDVDRSIRLALVALALNLLGLYGVASMPVLMMVLIGTLGICFFAIVTLLTLRLLRQAQRFIPAYSSVAAGLNIASFNLGTALGGALGGLTISYASLASIPLTGASAAVLAVMVLSLHRRRMKELESSLS, encoded by the coding sequence ATGCCCGCCGCCATCTATGTATTTTCGCTGTGCGCATTCGCGTTCGGTCTCTCCGAGTTCGTCGTCGCGGGGCTGTTGACCGCCATTGCCGACGATCTGGATGCGCCGATTTCCCTGGTCGGTACGGCCATTGCCGCTTACGCACTGGGTGCCGCCATCGGGGCGCCGTTCATCACCGCGCTGGTCGCCCACTGGCGGGACAGGCATATCCTGTTGCTGGCTACGGCCTTGCTTGGGGTGGGCAGCCTGCTGATGAGTGCATCGCCCAATCTGGTGGTTCTGCTGGCTGTCCGCTTCGTGGTCGGCCTGGGCCACGGCGTGTTCATGGCGGTGGCCTCCGACGCGGCCACCCGGCTGGTGGATCCACAGCGATCCGGTCGGGCGCTGTCGGTGGTGTGGATCGGGCTGACGCTCGCACTGGCCATCGGCGTTCCGCTCGGCACCTATCTGGGAAGCCTGTGGTCCTGGCGCGTGGTGTTCATGGCTATCGGCGTGCTCAGTGTGGGGGGCATGCTTGGGCTGGTGCTGTGCATGCCGCGCGGCGTGGCCGAGGTGGCGTCAACCGGCGCTGGCGCATGGAAGGGCATCAAGGCCATCACCCACCCCCAGCTGCTGATCACCGCCGGTATCGGCGCGCTTGTCAGCATTGCCACGTTCTCGTTCTTTACGTTCGTCTCGCCCTACCTGCAGCAGGTTACTGCGGTGGGCGTGCAGTGGCTGAGTATGGGGATGCTGCTGTTCGGCATCTGTGCGATCGCCGGCAATCTCCTGGGAGGCTTCCTTGCCGACGCGATGGACGTGGATCGCAGCATTCGGCTGGCGTTGGTCGCCCTGGCGCTGAATCTGCTCGGTCTGTACGGCGTGGCAAGCATGCCGGTGCTGATGATGGTCCTGATCGGCACGCTGGGCATCTGCTTCTTCGCCATCGTGACCCTGCTGACGCTGCGACTGCTCAGGCAGGCCCAGCGCTTCATTCCCGCCTACAGTTCGGTGGCGGCGGGGTTGAACATTGCCTCTTTCAATCTGGGGACTGCGCTGGGCGGTGCATTGGGCGGCCTCACGATCAGTTATGCGTCATTGGCGTCCATCCCGCTGACGGGCGCGTCGGCCGCGGTGCTGGCGGTGATGGTGTTGTCCCTGCATAGGCGGCGCATGAAGGAGCTGGAATCGTCGCTCTCCTGA
- a CDS encoding YkgJ family cysteine cluster protein → MPYTNSDTLLRLRDQIPSFRCIVGCHDCCGPVTVSSEEMARLPVKSEAEHDAALAELSCPYLGEQGCEIYAERPLICRLFGTTPRLRCPNGQRPVYMIDEAVEEEIHRYLGSTRQVLL, encoded by the coding sequence ATGCCCTATACCAACAGCGACACACTCCTGCGGCTGCGCGATCAGATCCCTTCCTTCCGGTGCATCGTCGGGTGCCACGACTGCTGTGGCCCGGTCACGGTGTCGAGCGAGGAGATGGCGCGTCTGCCTGTGAAAAGCGAGGCCGAGCACGATGCTGCCCTGGCCGAGCTCAGTTGCCCCTACCTGGGGGAGCAGGGGTGCGAGATCTACGCGGAGCGCCCGCTGATCTGCCGGTTGTTCGGGACCACCCCGCGCCTGCGCTGTCCGAATGGCCAGCGGCCGGTCTATATGATCGATGAGGCAGTGGAAGAGGAGATCCATCGCTATCTTGGGAGCACGCGGCAGGTGCTGCTCTAG
- a CDS encoding arsenic transporter: protein MQIPTTSLIIWTVTAVATCGVIFRPWRIPEYAWALGAAALLTVTGLLPLNTAMAAVAEGGDVYLFLIGMMVLAELARQEGLFDWLAAYAVQHAKGSGKRLFDLVFLVGTLVTIFLSNDATAVVLTPAVYAACKAARANPLPYLFVCAFVANAASFVLPISNPANLVVFGDHMPSLPEWLRQFTLPSLAAIGMTYLVLRLAHRRQIAQPLVALAEQQPLSEGGRLCAIGVGVTGSVLLVTSAMNGPLGLTTFCAGAVTLAAIRLRQRRSPLPILRHVSWGVLPLVAGLFVLVEAVAHTGVIRIAADALEAFARTSPGEASWLAGGAAAVLSNLANNLPIGLVAGSMGQMADLPTQTRAALLIGVDLGPNLSVTGSLATMLWLVALRREGEHVSALAFLRLGILVMPPALLAALWLL, encoded by the coding sequence ATGCAGATCCCCACCACGTCCCTGATCATCTGGACGGTAACCGCCGTCGCCACCTGCGGTGTCATCTTTCGCCCCTGGCGCATTCCCGAGTACGCCTGGGCACTGGGCGCGGCCGCGCTGCTGACCGTCACCGGGCTGCTGCCGTTGAACACGGCCATGGCCGCCGTGGCCGAAGGGGGCGATGTCTACCTGTTCCTGATCGGCATGATGGTGCTGGCCGAACTGGCACGGCAGGAAGGGCTGTTCGACTGGCTGGCCGCGTACGCGGTGCAGCACGCCAAGGGCTCGGGGAAACGCCTGTTTGACCTGGTGTTCCTGGTGGGCACGCTGGTCACGATCTTCCTGTCCAACGACGCCACGGCCGTCGTGCTCACGCCGGCGGTCTACGCGGCCTGCAAGGCCGCCCGGGCCAACCCGCTGCCGTATCTGTTCGTCTGTGCGTTCGTGGCCAACGCCGCCAGCTTCGTCCTGCCCATTTCCAATCCGGCCAACCTGGTGGTCTTCGGCGATCACATGCCCTCGCTGCCCGAATGGCTGCGGCAGTTCACCCTGCCTTCGCTGGCCGCCATCGGCATGACCTACCTGGTATTGCGACTGGCGCATCGCCGCCAGATCGCACAGCCGCTGGTGGCGCTGGCCGAACAGCAGCCACTGTCCGAGGGCGGCCGCTTGTGCGCGATCGGCGTCGGCGTCACCGGCAGCGTGCTGCTGGTCACCTCGGCCATGAACGGGCCGCTGGGTCTGACCACCTTCTGCGCCGGTGCAGTCACGCTTGCCGCCATCCGTCTACGCCAACGCCGCAGCCCGCTGCCGATCCTGCGGCATGTGTCCTGGGGCGTGCTGCCGTTGGTTGCCGGGCTGTTTGTACTGGTCGAGGCCGTGGCACACACCGGGGTGATTCGCATCGCCGCCGATGCACTGGAGGCCTTTGCACGCACATCGCCCGGCGAAGCCAGCTGGCTGGCCGGTGGCGCGGCTGCCGTGCTGAGCAACCTGGCCAACAACCTGCCGATCGGCCTGGTAGCCGGCTCGATGGGCCAGATGGCCGACCTGCCCACACAGACCCGCGCCGCGCTGCTCATCGGCGTGGATCTCGGCCCCAACCTGTCGGTAACCGGCTCGCTGGCGACCATGCTCTGGCTGGTGGCGCTGCGCCGCGAAGGCGAGCACGTCAGCGCGCTTGCCTTCCTGCGCCTGGGCATTCTGGTGATGCCGCCGGCCTTGCTTGCCGCGCTCTGGCTGCTGTAG